From a single Cryptococcus neoformans var. neoformans B-3501A chromosome 3, whole genome shotgun sequence genomic region:
- a CDS encoding hypothetical protein (Match to EST gb|CF187114.1|CF187114; HMMPfam hit to Aldo_ket_red, Aldo/keto reductase family, score: 175.3, E(): 1.3e-49), which produces MASDTKMQYVRLGNSGLKVSKIILGCMSYGDPEWSEWVLKEKEAIEHIKYAYEQGINTFDTADMYSCGASEEILGKAIKEIGCPRESVVILTKVYMPINHNSHKRPPNMPDLDKSGYVNQYGLSRKHIFDSVQASLKRLDLEYIDVFQCHRFDYNTPIEETMQALHDVVQRGWVRYIGMSSCWAYQFHAMQTEDYAINNRLTPFISMQNFYNACYREEEREMIPTLKMFGVGCIPWSPLGRGFLTRPWKDASSTRASSDDYFKTVGFASPEESKKRVNEGVQKVADNRGISMAQVALAWNLSRDFITAPIVGTTSLDKLKDLLERVIDAININLTDEEKKLIEGPYVPQPIAGHT; this is translated from the exons ATGGCATCGGATACTAAGATGCAGTATG TACGGCTGGGAAACAGCGGCCTCAAAGTGTCCAAAATCATCCT CGGCTGCATGT CCTATGGAGATCCTGA GTGGTCTGAGTGGGTtctcaaggaaaaggaagccATTGAGCATATTAAATATGCGTATGAACAGGGTATTAATACCTTTGA CACTGCGGATAT GTACTCCTGCGGTGCATCGGAAGAAATCCTGGGAAAAGCTATCAAGGAGATAGGCTGTCCTCGTGAAAGTGTGGTGATTCTAACCAAAGTTTATATGCCTATCAACCATAATAGCCACAAGCGGCCCCCCAACATGCCCGACCTCGACAAGTCTGGTTATGTCAATCAATATGGATTGAGCCGAAAG CATATCTTTGACTCTGTTCAAGCGTCCCTCAAGAGACTTGACCTAGAATACATTGATGTCTTCCAATGTCATCGCTTTGATTACAACACGCCCATCGAAGAGACT ATGCAAGCATTGCATGATGTCGTTCAAAGGGGTTGGGTAAGGTACATCGGCATGTCTAG TTGTTGGGCCTATCAATTCCATGCCATGCAGA CAGAAGACTATGCCATCAATAACCGACTTACTCCGTTCATCTCGATGCAAAACTTCTACAATGCATGTTAtcgcgaagaagagcgcGAAATGATTCCTACCTTGAAG ATGTTTGGCGTAGGCTGCATCCCATGGTCCCCTTTGGGTCGGGGTTTCCTTACTCGTCCTTGGAAAGATGCGTCTTCCACTCGAGCAAGTTCTGACGA CTATTTCAAGACTGTCGGTTTTGCTAGCCCCGAAGAATCGAAAAAGCGTGTCAATGAGGGCGTTCAGAAAGTCGCGGATAATCGCGGAATAAGTATGGCTCAGGTCGCTCTGGCATGGAATTTGAGTAGGGATTTTATTACAGCGCCTATTGTCGGCACGACCAGTCTTGACAAGCTGAAGGACCTTCTTG AAAGAGTTATAGATGCTATCAACATCAACTTGactgatgaggagaagaaattgATCGAGGGTCCCTATGTACCTCAACCCATT GCTGGTCATACCTAA
- a CDS encoding hypothetical protein (Match to ESTs gb|CF190970.1|CF190970, gb|CF190969.1|CF190969, gb|CF189394.1|CF189394; HMMPfam hit to Aldo_ket_red, Aldo/keto reductase family, score: 125.3, E(): 1.4e-34), translated as MTLTFKLSDGKDIPFLAWGSGTGGIGKELQLAIGAGIHALKSGIRHIDTAQGYDTEEATGESFRASGLKREDVWITTKISDKLPTDKEAIRKNVLASIARLQTKPDLLLIHNPFIVQDGNISQFWTYLEDLVLDGTLEGVSLGVSNFRPQDLEAILRVARIKPVANQLEYHPYVLVHLEPVLKIAAEHGILIEAFGPLTPVLRHPDGGPLKPVLERIAQRISKDNGQKLDSTTVLLLWTRQKGVVAVTTSKNEQRIKGLADVEHLPDLTAEEMEEIEKIGRSHHYRYYIEHMTEDFPNPDLPSVPSTREKSDH; from the exons ATGACCCTCACCTTCAAACTCTCTGATGGCAAAGATATCCCTTTCCTCGCATGGGGAAGCGGCACCGGTGGTATCGGCAAAGAACTGCAGCTCGCTATTGGCGCGGGTATTCACGCATTGAAATCTGGCATCCGCCACATCGATACCGCTCAGGGTTACGATACTGAGGAAGCCACAGGCGAGTCCTTCAGAGCTTCTGGTCTCAAGAGAGAGGACGTCTGGATTACCACAAAGA TTTCCGACAAGCTCCCGACCGATAAAGAAGCTATCCGGAAGAATGTCTTGGCATCCATTGCTCGACTCCAAACCAAACCTGACCTCTTGCTCATCCACAACCCTTTTATTGTGCAGGATGGTAACATCTCTCAATTTTGGACATATCTTGAGGATCTCGTTCTTGACGGTACTTTGGAAGGTGTGAGTTTGGGAGTAAGCAACTTCAGACCTCAAGATCTGGAGGCTATCCTAAGGGTTGCACGAATTAAGCCTGTTGCCAACC AGCTTGAATATCACCCTTACGTACTTGTACACCTCGAACCGGTCCTCAAGATTGCTGCTGAGCATGGTATCCTAATTGAAGCTTTCGGCCCACTGACTCCGGTACTCCGTCATCCCGACGGTGGGCCTCTTAAGCCTGTTCTTGAGCGCATTGCCCAACGTATTTCCAAGGACAACGGTCAAAAGTTGGACTCTACTACCGTACTTCTCCTCTGGACTCGTCAGAAGGGGGTCGTAGCTGTCACGACTTCCAAGAATGAGCAGAGGATCAAAGGGCTTGCGGATGTGGAACATTTGCCCGATTTGACCGccgaagagatggaagaaattGAGAAGATCGGCCGAAGCCATCACTACAGGTACTATATT GAACACATGACTGAGGACTTCCCCAACCCGGACCTTCCTTCCGTCCCCAGCACTAGGGAAAAGTCAGATCATTAG
- a CDS encoding hypothetical protein (Match to ESTs gb|CF194904.1|CF194904, gb|CF185238.1|CF185238) — protein MSNPLSPSSSRLSKPNASRTPPVKNARHSRSKSSLPQPKILPFPDLSELRSSRDTSRANSPLSTPAGDRLDITFDQLIMVRGNSSDSGTHARHRSSGSGGRTTPVSVSGTSTFLRPTSPPISSPLAVTSSRARAFTAPTRPPLSPASRSMLVSSSAITTSRDTQGPHLASSSPPRPSTSAPSAPSVAIAPPIAPILLTPSSSGPASSTHAVDFAHGPTTPVKTSHHHNHGYGRSHALNHSTSSLLSAPTTSVTPVPSFQSISEHLYKAFLSGTCADVRLVVKKWGVYYNVHKMILSQSSFFSSLFLGGFSEATATPKSSYKGKGKARVDVQAEDWHGESIDLQFDDPNITRAAFEICLSRLYCPFPSLHFPTTLLPTSSHPLTPSFPYITSPPCYPSLQSSLLPNAQLATPRLLLSLLATSVYIGHGHLLREVLAMILRTVGPLTVNQYLSFAVGDGIGDEEWEGQTAEGANGLQDIAKRISDAPESRSSAMTPMEEEDEETFETSQKSSGSRLSSDSNTKIGQRDPFIQLNGVPFEPSPTSPAASARSQNNEFSFVSADMLDLPHFYGTVGNKIGEACVCWLARWGMDLLRAELETPNVCYRIWAHGGLPARFVRALLSSDFFFVKDEMERYEITRDVLELRRTGWQQELDGRGDLSLANPEVAEQHGWDEWEEDEKEIKLVFAEGIRYCHMTFNDLSSIASNIDPQTALPYTPMSVLQAAHWSAADLRARVTAHERDGNVSVESEDDKNEVGLTQTTSSIVEGLRKRRRPAPRSRVPSPASWGPSTTSLAATINSISSATEASFSPLLSHSNSVWYPVPSDETHRIGASGLLSAGSLSTANLSGVPDFGPDLVDVLPQEGSKSQPPHGEKNFFGLVSGKATEEEIEEKWVNEGGAFAMSHLGLMGNGNAKEDKWTKIEPFRFSVEFWDVDKLGEKERYYSATHFYAGSLFNCYVQMIKRKEKGVQLGIYLHRQSPNESFPTPSAPQMADRNPLMRTVTSLSTAPAPSTPAVHGQSLAPSPVIPGSPPSATTRFFPGGANQERGNALATDVPYHDTRAVTKAFFSISCASALGTALIRFTSGPDTFAHSQSWGWKSSALKSEEYLSSPPAVERGENLDEGVMGWTGEVDTEGIGKGNGRSTLRATVVVGIV, from the exons ATGAGCAATCCCCTCTCGCCGTCATCCTCTCGCCTGTCCAAGCCAAACGCCTCTCGCACTCCGCCCGTCAAGAATGCCAGACACAGTCGTTCCAAGTCGAGCCTGCCGCAGCCCAAGATTCTTCCGTTTCCCGACTTGTCAGAACTAAGGTCCTCCAGAGATACCAGCCGCGCCaactctcctctttccactccGGCCGGCGACCGACTCGACATCACATTTGACCAGCTCATCATGGTAAGAGGCAACTCCTCAGACAGCGGTACCCATGCCAGACACCGCTCCTCTGGTTCTGGCGGCCGCACAACGCCGGTCTCCGTCTCCGGCACATCCACTTTCCTCCGGCCCACCTCACCACCTATCTCCTCGCCACTGGCCGTCACTAGCTCGCGAGCACGGGCTTTTACAGCTCCCACGAGACCCCCTCTCAGCCCCGCATCCAGGTCCATGCTTGTCTCGTCTTCAGCCATTACCACGTCACGCGACACACAAGGCCCGCACCTTGCTTCGTCCTCGCCACCACGACCATCGACATCTGCTCCTTCGGCCCCATCTGTTGCCATCGCACCTCCTATCGCCCCCATATTACTCActccttcgtcttctggGCCAGCCTCCAGCACTCACGCCGTTGACTTTGCGCACGGACCGACAACGCCTGTCAAGACTTCTCATCATCACAACCACGGGTATGGTCGTTCTCATGCTCTCAACCATTCGACATCCTCGCTTCTGTCAGCGCCGACAACTTCCGTGACCCCGGTACCTTCTTTCCAATCCATCAGCGAACACCTTTACAAGGCATTTCTCAGTGGGACGTGTGCTGATGTCCGATTGGTGGTGAAAAAGTGGGGAGTATATTACAACGTCCATAAAATGATCCTGTCTCAATCAA GTTTCTTCAGTTCTCTCTTCCTAGGAGGGTTTTCCGAAGCCACCGCCACTCCAAAATCGTCGTacaaaggcaaaggcaaagcgAGAGTCGATGTTCAAGCCGAAGACTGGCATGGAGAGAGTATTGACCTGCAGTTCGATGATCCAAATATTACCAGAGCGGCTTTTGA GATATGTCTGTCGAGACTTTATTGTCCATTTCCCAGTCTCCACTTTCCCACTACGCTCCTTCCCACGTCCTCTCACCCTCTCACTCCATCTTTCCCCTATATCACATCGCCTCCTTGCTATCCTTCCCTTCAATCATCGCTTCTACCAAACGCGCAGCTGGCCACCCCTCGCCTTCTTTTATCCCTTTTGGCCACCAGTGTATACATCGGACATGgccatcttcttcgagaGGTGCTTGCCATGATTCTCAGAACTGTTGGACCGTTGACGGTCAATCAGTATCTCTCATTCGCCGTTGGCGACGGGAtaggtgatgaagaatgggaagggCAGACCGCTGAAGGTGCCAATGGTTTGCAAGATATCGCCAAACGAATTTCCGACGCTCCAGAGTCACGGTCATCTGCGATGACGCCtatggaagaggaagatgaagaaactTTTGAAACTAGTCAAAAGTCTAGTGGTTCGAGGCTCTCGTCTGATTCAAATACCAAAATTGGCCAACGAGATCCGTTCATTCAGCTCAACGGCGTTCCTTTCGAACCCTCACCCACCAGCCCCGCTGCCTCTGCCCGATCTCAGAACAACGAATTTTCCTTTGTCTCTGCAGACATGCTTGACCTACCTCATTTTTACGGTACTGTAGGAAACAAAATTGGTGAGGCTTGTGTCTGTTGGCTAGCAAGATGGGGTATGGACCTATTGCGAGCGGAGTTGGAGACGCCGAACGTCTGCTATCGCATCTGGGCACATGGAGGTTTACCTGCGCGCTTCGTGCGGGCACTCCTAAGCTCAGATTTTTTCTTTGTAAAAGATGAAATGGAGAGATATGAAATTACAAGGGATGTGTTGGAGTTGAGGAGGACCGGGTGGCAGCAAGAActggatggaagaggggatCTATCCTTGGCCAATCCCGAAGTTGCCGAGCAGCATGGCTGGGATGagtgggaggaggacgagaaagagattAAATTGGTATTCGCTGAAGGAATTAGGTATTGCCATATG ACATTCAATGATCTGTCATCTATCGCTTCTAATATTGATCCCCAAACCGCTCTTCCTTATACGCCCATGTCTGTGCTCCAGGCAGCGCATTGGTCAGCAGCTGATCTTCGGGCTCGTGTGACGGCGCACGAACGAGACGGGAACGTCTCGGTGGAGTCGGAAGACGACAAGAATGAAGTGGGTCTCACCCAAACGACTTCATCTATTGTTGAAGGACTACGCAAACGCCGTAGACCCGCGCCGCGCAGTAGAGTGCCCAGTCCGGCCTCTTGGGGCCCTTCGACTACTTCGTTAGCTGCCACCATCAATTCTATTTCTTCAGCGACCGaagcctccttctccccgcTTCTTTCTCACTCTAACTCTGTGTGGTACCCCGTCCCATCCGATGAAACGCATCGTATCGGGGCCAGCGGTCTCTTGTCAGCTGGCTCACTCTCGACTGCGAATCTATCTGGCGTCCCCGATTTTGGTCCGGACCTAGTAGACGTTCTGCCTCAGGAAGGTAGCAAGTCGCAACCCCCTCACGGCGAGAAAAATTTCTTTGGATTAGTCAGTGGGAAAGCgactgaagaagaaattgaGGAGAAGTGGGTCAATGAAGGCGGGGCATTTGCAATGTCGCATCTGGGGTTGATGGGAAATGGGAatgcaaaagaagataagTGGACGAAAATTGAACCCTTTAG GTTTTCGGTTGAATTCTGGGATGTAGACAAGTTAGGTGAAAAAGAACGTTACTATTCCGCCACTCATTTTTACGCTGGATCGTTATTCAATTG TTACGTTCAAATGataaaaaggaaagagaaaggggtTCAACTGGGAATTTATCTTCATCGCCAG TCACCTAATGAATCGTTTCCCACGCCTTCTGCGCCTCAGATGGCCGATAGGAATCCGTTGATGAGGACGGTTACCAGCCTCTCAACGGCCCCAGCACCATCTACGCCGGCCGTACATGGCCAATCTCTGGCACCATCTCCAGTCATTCCGGGGAGCCCACCTTCTGCGACGACCCGTTTCTTCCCCGGTGGGGCCAATCAGGAGCGTGGTAATGCTTTGGCGACTGATGTACCTTACCATGATACCAGAGCTGTCACCAAG GCATTCTTTTCCATCAGTTGTGCCTCGGCTCTCGGGACGGCCCTCATACGATTCACCTCTGGTCCCGATACCTTTGCTCATTCTCAGTCGTGGGGTTGGAAGTCTTCTGCTCTGAAATCGGAGGAGTATctatcttctcctccgGCAGTGGAACGCGGCGAGAATTTGGACGAAGGTGTGATGGGATGGACCGGTGAGGTTGATACAGAAGGTAttggaaaaggaaacgGGCGTTCCACATTGAGAGCAACGGTGGTGGTTGGCATAGTTTGA
- a CDS encoding hypothetical protein (HMMPfam hit to LRR, Leucine Rich Repeat, score: 82.6, E(): 1e-21), protein MPTTHRLDESLREHEQEIQENADDEQSGVERHDTRSSVSITSHKDDNRVEDCPDLSSIEPEAEAISEPVRIEEFKKRSTSLSVTSASHEGTIHIMPSAPLLMTPTPSAFARKPIRSALRNAATPGDKPKKRQGWSDETTPGLIARGTTPASSGKRSVSFSDGKKTGKIIDLDVEMRTTRWQTSAKEECADIFKRESTDSDRSFLPSARTRRIQGLLDDMGELTLNDETPCKPSSRQIEDTDRPFSRASLTSSPDSHSTIPTRSPHVCRSSTYPSRHAGNATFLTECSFGIAHDKLVEIITDIEPFNPHWDQLKMIDLRGKKADSVARLKEFLPNLDEINFGIPTTVRTLHVAGNLLTSLTAVNHLRNLQYLDISRNKLDSVAQLGCLIHLRELKVDDNAICDLEGIMEMDCLIKLSCVNNKLDMLDLSAAKWSKLESLNLSNNNISIIKDLHRLSSVASINLEGNRLCTLTPQIPMPSVRILRFSDNHIASFDISLFPKIRTLYADNNLLSHLGRSEHSSPSRLENLSLRNQRTAPLHLTYIDLENVRRLYISGNALTEDFFPSRPLYSLVYLEAAACKMSQWPQDFAINAPHLKMLNLNYNYFTDLNGVKGMNNMRKLTLVGGRLGGEEAGKGDGRDVMAGLRGLRNLEELDLRMNPFTLSYYFPLLLPSSSPSSVLDPSTPTRNNEDRNRMDQPLAVAPAAWSTYDTRFRKNLPDEWYSKRLVYRGLIMQNCIKMRKLDGIVVEDGERKRANQLLEAALGIRK, encoded by the exons ATGCCGACTACCCACCGCCTGGACGAGTCCTTGCGCGAACATGAACAAGAAATTCAAGAGAATGCCGATGACGAGCAAAGCGGGGTTGAACGGCACGACACGAGAAGCTCTGTTTCCATCACAAGCCACAAGGACGACAATAGAGTTGAAGACTGCCCCGACTTGAGTTCTATTGAGCCAGAAGCGGAAGCTATCTCTGAGCCTGTACGTATCGAGGAATTCAAGAAACGATCAACCTCTTTGTCAGTGACAAGTGCATCTCATGAAGGTACAATACATATTATGCCTTCTGCACCATTATTAATGACTCCCACACCTTCCGCTTTTGCCCGAAAACCCATTCGATCAGCTCTCCGCAACGCGGCAACGCCTGGAGATAAGCCCAAAAAGCGTCAAGGGTGGTCTGACGAGACGACTCCAGGGCTTATTGCACGCGGCACCACCCCTGCCAGTAGCGGCAAACGCAGTGTCAGCTTTTctgatggaaagaagactgGCAAAATCATTGATCTGGATGTGGAGATGCGAACGACAAGGTGGCAAACATCtgcaaaggaagaatgcGCCGATATATTCAAGAGAGAGTCGACTGATAGCGACAGAAGCTTCTTACCCAGTGccaggacaagaagaattCAAGGCCTCCTGGATGACATGGGAGAACTGA CTTTGAATGACGAAACACCTTGTAAACCTTCATCGCGACAGATTGAGGATACTGATCGTCCGTTTTCTCGGGCATCGTTAACCAGCTCACCTGACTCCCATTCAACTATTCCCACTCGCTCTCCTCATGTGTGTCGCTCTTCCACTTATCCTTCTCGCCATGCTGGGAATGCAACTTTCCTTACGGAGTGTTCCTTTGGGATCGCCCATGATAAGCTAGTAGAGATCATTACAGACATCGAGCCTTTCAACCCCCATTGGGACCAGTTGAAAATGATTGATTTGAGGGGCAAAAAGGCGGATAGTGTAGCCAGATTAAAGGAATTCTTGCCTAATTTGGACGAAATCAACTT TGGCATACCCACGACAGTACGAACTTTACATGTTGCCGGTAATTTGTTGACCAGTTTGACTGCTGTAAATCATTTAAGAAATTTGCAGTATTTGGATATTTCTAGAAACAAACTCGACAGCGTTGCCC AACTCGGTTGCCTCATTCATCTCCGAGAACTCAAGGTGGATGATAATGCCATTTGCGATCTTGAAGGTATCATGGAAATGGATTGTCTAATTAAGTTGAGCTGTGTCAACAACAAACTGGATATGCTGGATCTATCGGCCGCCAAGTGGTCAAAACTGGAGAGTTTGAACTTGAGTAATAATAACATTTCCATCATCAAAGACTTACACAGGCTGAGCTCTGTCGCTTCTATCAATCTCG AGGGAAACAGACTGTGTACCCTCACTCCTCAGATACCAATGCCAAGCGTTAGGATCTTACGATTCAGCGATAACCACATTGCGTCCTTTGATATATCTCTTTTCCCTAAGATACGAACACTTTACGCCGATAATAATCTTCTTTCACACCTGGGCCGGTCAGAGCACTCTTCTCCGAGTCGTTTGGAGAATCTCTCACTTCGTAATCAACGCACTGCCCCTCTTCACCTCACTTATATTGATTTGGAAAATGTCCGGCGACTATACATCTCGGGGAACGCCTTAACGGAAGatttcttcccatctcgACCACTCTATTCCCTCGTTTATCTAGAAGCAGCTGCTTGCAAGATGAGTCAATGGCCGCAGGATTTTGCTATTAATGCGCCTCACTTGAAGATGCTCAATTTAAACTACAATTATTTCACCGACCTTAATGGCGTGAAGGGGATGAACAACATGAGAAAGTTGACACTGGTTGGTGGGAGGCttggtggagaggaggctggaaaaggagatggtAGGGATGTCATGGCCGGGCTGAGAGGTTTACGGAATCTAGAAGAGCTCGATTTAAG GATGAACCCTTTCACATTGAGTTACTACTTCCCCTTGCTGCTTCCTtcgtcatctccctcttcagTGCTTGATCCTTCAACTCCAACAAGAAACAACGAAGATCGCAACAGAATGGATCAGCCATTGGCAGTCGCACCGGCAGCGTGGTCTACATACGACACCAGATTCAGGAAGAACCTTCCCGACGAGTGGTATTCAAAACGACTTGTCTATCGTGGACTTATAATGCAGAACTGTATAAAGATGCGGAAACTAGATGGCATTGTGGTGGAGGacggagagagaaagagagcaaACCAGCTCTTGGAAGCTGCTCTTGGTATTCGGAAATAG
- a CDS encoding hypothetical protein (HMMPfam hit to MMR_HSR1, GTPase of unknown function, score: 88.0, E(): 2.4e-23) has protein sequence MPRIRKKTSNRQNTRDRAKITKKAAEQKRKDRKASKKDQTWKSKKKADPGVPNSFPFKDQVLAEIAEEKRKSEEDKIARREAAKAQKSTGAEDEADTPGVSSLGRTVLNRVPLTATSAAVVTPTEDSDIPELIDTALPTLQEALDRADVICEVVDARDVLGGRSGYIERLVKEAEGRIILIINKIDLVPREVLQSWVSQLDIPTFLFKSALPVPPTPSSSRNPGPSFFLEPSVILGREQLIAAAKKWSAEKKKSRKSDEPLVLALMGLPSVGKTSILNSLLPSTANKSRHVVAPLIPSGQSAKSLQPTTKSPVEVEIDVDGLKIKVIDTPGWEPVEDEKDEDEDEEEDEQIPEKWDRLEAKLSGDLLRRNLGRVDRVKDVFPLVSYIVERSNHQDLMLAYNIPFFEKGDLEAFLTGLARAQQRIRKHGEPDLEGAARVLLRDWAHNNFPYYSLPSSTSASKMDVDASKAIDKYDMTAILEKCRGKKEMKKESSKGMIRFKGGEIDEREIILDDDYTAMMTVTSDDDEQEEIDDEEDIDDEDEDEDEDGIELASASDDEPVIIGSDEGEVLELSEGKEPSESESSPEPEPRLPSPSSSKPKKRRISEASVAPAKKAKRVSFARNVPDGEERNIRGGKKGKGRK, from the exons ATGCCTCGAATAAGGAAGA AGACATCGAACCGTCAAAACACTCGAGACAGAGCCAAGATCACCAAAAAGGCTGCTGagcagaaaaggaaggacaGAAAGGCCTCTAAGAAGGACCAGACTTGGAAATCAA AAAAGAAGGCCGATCCTGGCGTCCCTAACAGTTTCCCTTTTAAAGACCAAGTGCTTGCTGAAATCGCTGAAGAGAAGCGCAAG tctgaagaagacaagatTGCTCGCAGAGAAGCCGCCAAAGCTCAAAAGTCTACCGGAGCCGAGGACGAAGCCGATACGCCTGGTGTATCCTCCCTTGGTCGTACCGTTCTGAATCGTGTTCCTCTCACGGCTACCTCTGCGGCTGTCGTTACTCCTACTGAGGATTCCGATATCCCTGAACTGATTGATACTGCCCTACCGACTCTTCAGGAAGCTTTGGACCGAGCTGATGTCATCTGCGAGGTCGTCGACGCGAGAGATGTCcttggtggaagaagtgggtATATTGAAAGGCTCGTCAAGGAGGCCGAGGGCAGGATTATCCTGATCATCAATAAGATCGACCTTGTACCTCGAGAGGTTTTGCAGTCATGGGTTTCTCAACTTGATATCCCGACGTTCCTTTTCAAATCTGCTCTTCCTGTCCCTCCCACCCCTTCGTCATCTAGAAACCCAGGACCATCTTTTTTCTTAGAACCTTCTGTCATTCTCGGGCGTGAGCAACTGATTGCCGCAGCTAAAAAGTGGTCtgcagagaagaaaaagtccCGAAAGAGTGACGAGCCTCTGGTCCTCGCCCTTATGGGGCTGCCATCTGTTGGTAAAACTTCTATCCTCaactctcttctcccttccacTGCCAACAAGTCTCGACACGTTGTTGCCCCTCTTATCCCATCTGGCCAGTCAGCCAAGTCCCTTCAACCTACGACCAAATCACCTGTCGAGGTCGAGATAGATGTTGATGGTTTGAAAATAAAGGTCATTGACACTCCCGGTTGGGAGccagtggaagatgagaaagatgaagatgaagacgaagaggaagatgaacaaATCCCGGAGAAATGGGACAGACTTGAAGCTAAACTCTCCGGGGATCTTTTAAGAAGAAATCTAGGTCGCGTAGACAGAGTTAAAGATGTTTTCCCTTTAG TGAGCTACATCGTGGAAAGATCCAACCACCAAGACTTGATGTTGGCTTATAACATCCCATTCTTTGAGAAGGGTGATCTGGAGGCCTTTTTGACTGGTCTTGCCCGCGCCCAGCAAAGAATCAGGAAG CATGGCGAGCCCGACCTAGAAGGAGCCGCTCGTGTTCTTTTGCGTGACTGGGCACACAACAACTTCCCTTACTattctttgccttcctccacctctgcTTCCAAGATGGATGTCGACGCTTCTAAAGCGATTGATAAGTATGACATGACAGCAATACTGGAAAAATGCCGAGgcaaaaaggaaatgaaaaaggaaagtaGTAAAGGAATGATTAGATTCAAAGGCGGGGAGATTGATGAGCGAGAA ATTATCCTTGACGATGACTACACCGCGATGATGACTGTCACTTCCGACGATGACgagcaggaggagattgatgacgaggaagatattgatgatgaggacgaagacgaggatgaggacggCATAGAACTTGCGTCCGCCTCCGATGATGAGCCCGTCATCATTGGCTCAGACGAAGGGGAAGTTCTCGAGCTTTCTGAAGGTAAAGAGCCCTCTGAGTCGGAATCGTCCCCCGAGCCGGAACCCCGACTTCcgtctccatcttcttccaagccCAAGAAGCGCCGTATTTCAGAAGCTTCCGTTGCCCCTGCGAAGAAAGCCAAAAGGGTGTCGTTTGCCAGAAATGTACCCGATGGCGAGGAGAGAAATATTAGGGGTGGgaaaaagggcaaagggAGGAAGTAG